TGCAGGTGCTGCCATGATGGTTTATATAGACTGAGAAGTGAGAAAAGAAATTACCAGGCAAAATTATCTGGCAGGAATCAGAACTTGAAGTTATCACTCTCGTCTCAGTCCCTACCTTTGGCCTGCAAGATCAGACGGAGGATTTAGGTAATGGGTAGACGAGGCTATGTCTTCGGAACAGGGTCGATTCGACAAATCATCTTGGATGATGGATTTTGTATTAATGATCGATGAAAGGGCTCCGCAACTCCGCAACGCGGCAATTAGCAAACACTCActgctatagtaatataattaatagtagaAGTGCGTGCGGACCGGCATGACTTAATCTTGACGAGAAGTTAGTAGGATCACTAATCAGTCTGTTAATCTCATACGTTCGGAGCCGATGTGAGACCGTCTGACCCCTGTCAGAACGTGCACGATACCCATACTGAGTATGCTTGTTTAAAACTCTAAATGGCTTTCCTTAGAATAGTTAGCCAGTCGGGCATTCTAGAAGAACCCGACCCCGGCTCCGAATGTACCGACTTGAGAACGGCTCTTGGCGCTCCTTGAGCCAGCTGCCAcgttaagaaataaccctCCAATCATAGCATTGCTACAGGACAGGTGTTTGACTCTGTAGAAGACAACGGCGATGGGCATCGTGGGGCCGATTGTCCCGTAGCTATTCATCAAATCATACCGGTGGTGCTGTATTGTATCCGAAACTTGTCAGGCAGCGGCTAGTTCGGCCGAACACGTCTATATAAACGCGCCTTGGACGCCTGCTATGATATGCTTCATCAATCTCAACAACAATCGACTATAACATTGTACATCTTACTTTTGCAACACTAACCAACATGAGAATTCACGCCGCTGTTCTCTCAGCCCTTGCGGCTTCCGCCATGGCCAAGCTGAAGTAGGGCTTGCACCTGTGCAGCGCCAATTTCAATTTGCTGACAAGTTACCCCAGCGCGCAATATGACAAGCACTTGAATTCCTTGATTTCACTCGTTGACCCGCCGGCGCCGTTGGCACAGAATGCTCGGACCGAATTCGTCAGCCTGAACGGTACCAAACTCGCCTATAGACGATTCGGCAAGCGTGGCGGCAACCCTGTCCTATACTTCAACCATTTGCGGGCCGCCATGGATGTCACCGATCCTCTGCTGTTCAACTACGTTGCCCAGTACCGAGAGGTGATCCTGTTCGATAATATCGGCGTCGGCCACAGCGAAGGCGAGGTTTCAACCTCCGTGGAGCAGATGGGTAACCACGCCGTGGCCCTCGTCAATGCTTTAGACCTCGACAAAGTGGTCGCGTTCGGGTTCTCTCTCGGAGGCGGCGTGGCTCAATACGTTTCCTGGACATATCCCGACCTCGTGGAGAAGGCAGTTTTCTCCGGCACACAGCCTGGAATCGGCCCTAACGTTACCGCCGGGCCACCCGAGGTTTTCACAATTGCGTCTGAGGAGGGTGAGCCCACAGAAAAGGCCATGTTGAAACTATTTTTCGAAACCACTGAAACCAGCCTTGCCGCTGGACGGGACTGGTTCAAGCGAAGGACCGATCGCCGCGTCAAGGGGGAGAAGCTCAGTGGATCTGTCTTGGGGCCCGGCGTAACGGCACAGCTGAAGGCGATCTCTGACTTCACCGCCGATCCCAGCAACTTCGGCAAACTCAAGGATATCAAGGTCCCTGTTTTGGTCACCAACGGCAAGAACGACATCATGGCACCCACCATCAACAGCTTTATCCTGCAACAGGAGTTGCCCAACGGTACTCTGCACGTCTACCCTGACTCTGGCCACGGACACTTGTTCCAGTTTCCCAAGCAGTACGCCCAGGCCCTTCAACAGTTCCTCGACGGCTAAGGGTGATAACTGTGTTGGCGGAAGTTTAGAGGGCCAGGTAAAATTTTACTTTGTCTCCAGCAAGGGTTAATCACCCTTCGGGTGTTATGAACTTGAACGCAGTAGTGATATAACATctactttaatttaattctaTTACCGCCATGCTATTAGACTTGCTACTATCCgtgcttatatatattactttttaacgTAACTCAAATCTTATCTCTATTAAACCTAACAAGATCtctaataaatagctattcgCACCTTTCTTGGTAGGGAGAGGATTGTATGAGGAATATCTACGTAGTTTATATATGGTGGCAAGTAGCAGTGAGGAGCATACCCTCTATTTTCTCACATGGGCTCGTAAATGCAATGATCACTGATAcaaataaagaaatctatatcgTCCAGCAAGGCGCTTATCCGCTAAGCCGAACTCTTGCTCATAAAAGCCCTCTACAGCATCGAGACAGGCCTGGCagcatcaacctcctcgtcatctccaaAGAAGACTCTCACAGGCAGCCACGAATCGTCAGCAACCTTGAAACGATCAGGAATATCCGAGAGGCTGGCCATCTCTTGATCCGTAAGCTGCCAGCCTCTGAGCCCAAAATTGGCCTCGATGCGCCCCTTGGTGACCGACTTTGGCAGCACACTTGTTCCCCTCTGCAAGCCCCACATCAACAAGATCTGCTGCGCAGTGCGGCCGTGGGTTTTTGTGATTGAGATGACGGTCTCGTTGGAGTATATTGGCGAGTTTGTGCTTCCGAGCGGGGAGTATGCTGTTGTGTGAATCCCCTTGGACTCGTTGTACTTGACGAGCCTGGAGGAAGGGTTGAAAGGATGGAGTTCGACCTGATTTACTGCCGGGGTTATCTGCAAACGTTAGAGCCTGTCCTAGGTAGACTCGTCTATGTAGATCACCTTGCAGCTCTCCGCTGACAGTAGCTTGTCCAGGTTCCTTATACCAAAATTGCTGACACCGATGTTGCGAACCTTGCCGGTATCGACGAGCTTCTGCATATCACGCCAGGTATCCACGAAATCCCAGTCTTTGAGGACCTGCCCAGGGTTGTCGGGATCGAGAGCAACCGGCCAGTGCATCAAATATAGATCAACATAGTCAGTGCCCAAGTTTTCAAGGCTTGTGTTGATTGCCTCAGAAACACGGTGGTGGCAATCATTATCCAGCTTCGTGGTGAGCCAGATTTGCTCTCGAGGGACCCCGGATGCCCTGATGCCTGCGCCTACTTCCTTCTCATTGCCGTACGCAAATGCCGTGTCGATATGACGGTAGCCGCACTCAAGGGCCCATTGCACGGAGAGTTCTACCTCGCCCGGTTTGGACTGCCATGTACCAAGACCCAGGGCGGGCATCGAGTCCCCCGTGTTGAGGACATATTTCTTCCTGTTTGCTGTTAGTTGATATAGAGGACCGGTCGGTTGGTGCACTTGCGTCGTATTTTCTAGGTATGTCATGGTGGGAAAGTCTGCAACGGAGCAAGTTGGAAGGGATGGAGGAAATATTGCCGTACAGTTAGGGGGTCTCCGTGTTTATATATGAGGTGGTGTTCGGCGGGCCCACTTGGGATCTCGAGGGGAGAAGGTCCAGGCGAGGTGCATGATTATTATCTGCTGGGGCTTTCACTAGCTCTAGCCAATTCAGGGTTAGATGCTGGCCTCTGAGAGTATCTAGGCCTGACCAAGAAGAGTGTAGCCTGAGCCCCGCCCCAGCATCTTTGGAATGGATGTGGATCAAGGGAACGCTGGCTTCCAGGCTGACCGTCTGTATTGGCAGTGTCAGAAAGATAGATACTGCGCCATCGAGAGGTACTCAAGTAAATACGAGAATGGAACAACTAAAGAAAAGCGGTATGCATTTTAATATCGACTTATAAGACCCAATCACACTTGATTTATGTCTTGGTACCGTAGAGTAGCGTTGCAGGCCCTCTCTTCGCTTGGGATACCCTAAGACCCCGTCATTGCACTACGTCAAGTCGTACGTATTGTTTACGTAGTTGTCGTACTTTGTTTTTGAGATATAGGATAGCAAGAGGAGGCGGTCGACGCCAGTGTGGAGCGAGTATCAAGGGAAGCAATGCCGCTGGAAAATTGTAGGGCAAGTATAAAAAGGCCCTCCATGTGCAAAGACACCACCGTTCCTGGCAAATTGCATGCTTCTTCATATTACTACCAACTTATCCCAACCTTCGCTCCCTTGTCTCGGCAAGACAGTAGTTGCCGTGTTTAGATCAGCCAACGCCCGCACAGCAATCTCCAGATCCAGACAACTGTTTCTACTCTAACAACTAGGTAGTGTAAATGAACGTCTTCTGCTCGAAATCGGTCTCATCCAAGAATGACTCCATCACATCCTCGTCCCGGTCACCGGAAGCAGCCAGGTTTTCAgcattcttcttgttctgccACGCAGAAATGACCCAGTACgcggccatgatggccaTGCAGACGCCGTAGCAGAC
The window above is part of the Fusarium falciforme chromosome 3, complete sequence genome. Proteins encoded here:
- a CDS encoding AB hydrolase-1 domain-containing protein — encoded protein: MRIHAAVLSALAASAMAKLNAQYDKHLNSLISLVDPPAPLAQNARTEFVSLNGTKLAYRRFGKRGGNPVLYFNHLRAAMDVTDPLLFNYVAQYREVILFDNIGVGHSEGEVSTSVEQMGNHAVALVNALDLDKVVAFGFSLGGGVAQYVSWTYPDLVEKAVFSGTQPGIGPNVTAGPPEVFTIASEEGEPTEKAMLKLFFETTETSLAAGRDWFKRRTDRRVKGEKLSGSVLGPGVTAQLKAISDFTADPSNFGKLKDIKVPVLVTNGKNDIMAPTINSFILQQELPNGTLHVYPDSGHGHLFQFPKQYAQALQQFLDG